The following are from one region of the Quadrisphaera setariae genome:
- a CDS encoding glutathionylspermidine synthase family protein has protein sequence MRRIRTTPRPGWREAVESQGLVYPMTPARSGLGEQEYWFERACYVLGSDEVDHLESVTERAHAMCVEAARYLCSGECGDLGLPPGALAAARASLDASPPSLYGRFDLRFDGRDDTPAKVLEYNADTPTGLVEASVAQWYWLQDVAPELDQWNSLHERLVDGWRGIRERTGLGVLHLAHLGAEKSGEEEMTVGYLRDCADQAGWTTRQLQVEQLGWNPDVQRFIGQDDDVIDALFKLYPWEDVLWEDFGAHALTTLEQGSTVWLEPLWKVVLSNKALLVALWRCFPGHENLLPAAFEPDGMAEWVKKPLHGREGDNIEVSSRDLSLVQPGEYGEEGFVYQQYVRMPDFEGNKCVVGSWVVDGQAAGCGIRESDSPVTDYYARFVPHHIDGPAPSPQQRAAWLAE, from the coding sequence ATGAGGCGCATCCGCACCACCCCGCGCCCCGGCTGGCGGGAGGCGGTGGAGTCGCAGGGACTCGTCTACCCCATGACGCCGGCGCGCTCGGGGCTCGGTGAGCAGGAGTACTGGTTCGAGCGGGCCTGCTACGTGCTCGGCAGCGACGAGGTCGACCACCTCGAGTCCGTCACCGAGCGCGCCCACGCGATGTGCGTCGAGGCCGCCCGCTACCTCTGCAGCGGGGAGTGCGGCGACCTCGGCCTGCCGCCCGGCGCGCTCGCGGCGGCCCGCGCCTCCCTCGACGCCTCCCCGCCGTCGCTGTACGGCAGGTTCGACCTGCGCTTCGACGGCCGCGACGACACCCCCGCCAAGGTGCTCGAGTACAACGCCGACACCCCCACCGGGCTCGTCGAGGCCAGCGTCGCCCAGTGGTACTGGCTGCAGGACGTCGCCCCCGAGCTCGACCAGTGGAACTCCCTGCACGAGCGCCTCGTCGACGGTTGGCGCGGCATCCGCGAGCGCACCGGCCTCGGCGTGCTGCACCTGGCGCACCTCGGCGCGGAGAAGAGCGGTGAGGAGGAGATGACGGTCGGGTACCTGCGGGACTGCGCCGACCAGGCCGGCTGGACCACGCGGCAGCTGCAGGTGGAGCAGCTGGGGTGGAACCCCGACGTGCAGCGGTTCATCGGTCAGGACGACGACGTCATCGACGCCCTCTTCAAGCTCTACCCCTGGGAGGACGTGCTCTGGGAGGACTTCGGCGCGCACGCGCTGACCACCCTCGAGCAGGGCTCCACGGTGTGGCTCGAGCCGCTGTGGAAGGTGGTGCTGTCCAACAAGGCGCTGCTCGTGGCGCTGTGGCGGTGCTTCCCGGGCCACGAGAACCTCCTGCCGGCCGCCTTCGAGCCGGACGGGATGGCCGAGTGGGTCAAGAAGCCCCTCCACGGCCGCGAGGGCGACAACATCGAGGTCTCCTCCCGCGACCTGTCGCTGGTCCAGCCCGGCGAGTACGGCGAGGAGGGCTTCGTCTACCAGCAGTACGTGCGCATGCCCGACTTCGAGGGCAACAAGTGCGTCGTCGGCAGCTGGGTGGTGGACGGGCAGGCCGCCGGGTGCGGCATCCGCGAGAGCGACTCGCCCGTCACCGACTACTACGCGCGCTTCGTGCCGCACCACATCGACGGGCCGGCGCCGAGCCCGCAGCAGCGGGCCGCCTGGCTCGCCGAGTGA
- the hisG gene encoding ATP phosphoribosyltransferase: MTTTLTSTSTTAETPQPLRIAVPNKGSLSEPAAQLLREAGYATRREGRELVLADPENGAEFFFLRPRDIAVYVGSGTLDVGITGRDLLLDSRAEADEVMQLGFGASTFRFAGPAAAVSSGLDVAGLDGQRVATSYAGLVADHLAAAGVSASVVRLDGAVETAVQLGVADAIADVVETGSTLRSAGLAVFGEPILRSEAVVITRRGADGPVRPAGLDVLLRRIQGVLVARQYVMVDYDVPREHLDDACALTPGLESPTVAPLADPAWAAVRAMVPKARTNKVMDDLYDLGARAILVTTIHACRL; the protein is encoded by the coding sequence ATGACCACGACGCTGACCAGCACCTCGACCACGGCTGAGACCCCCCAGCCCCTGCGCATCGCCGTCCCCAACAAGGGGTCGCTGTCCGAGCCGGCGGCGCAGCTGCTGCGCGAGGCCGGCTACGCCACGCGCCGCGAGGGCCGCGAGCTGGTGCTCGCCGACCCCGAGAACGGTGCGGAGTTCTTCTTCCTGCGTCCGCGCGACATCGCCGTGTACGTCGGCTCGGGCACGCTCGACGTCGGCATCACCGGCCGTGACCTGCTCCTCGACTCCCGCGCCGAGGCCGACGAGGTCATGCAGCTGGGGTTCGGGGCGTCGACGTTCCGCTTCGCCGGGCCGGCCGCCGCCGTGAGCAGCGGGCTGGACGTGGCCGGTCTGGACGGGCAGCGCGTGGCGACCAGCTACGCGGGTCTCGTGGCCGACCACCTCGCCGCCGCTGGCGTGAGCGCCTCGGTGGTCCGGCTGGACGGCGCGGTGGAGACCGCGGTCCAGCTGGGCGTGGCCGACGCCATCGCCGACGTCGTCGAGACCGGCTCCACGCTGCGCTCGGCAGGACTGGCCGTCTTCGGCGAGCCGATCCTGCGCTCGGAGGCCGTGGTCATCACGCGCCGCGGGGCCGACGGGCCCGTGCGCCCAGCCGGCCTGGACGTGCTGCTGCGACGCATCCAGGGCGTGCTCGTGGCCCGTCAGTACGTCATGGTCGACTACGACGTGCCGCGCGAGCACCTCGACGACGCGTGCGCGCTGACCCCCGGGCTCGAGTCGCCGACCGTGGCGCCCCTGGCCGACCCGGCGTGGGCCGCGGTGCGCGCCATGGTGCCGAAGGCCAGGACCAACAAGGTCATGGACGACCTCTACGACCTCGGCGCCCGCGCCATCCTCGTCACCACGATCCACGCGTGCCGCCTGTGA
- a CDS encoding phosphoribosyl-ATP diphosphatase yields MKSFEQLFAELSAKAAERPAGSRTVAELDAGVHAIGKKLVEEAAESWMAAEHETPQRAAEEISQLLYHAQVLMIASGLSLDDVYDHL; encoded by the coding sequence GTGAAGTCGTTCGAGCAGCTCTTCGCCGAGCTGTCCGCCAAGGCCGCCGAGCGCCCCGCCGGCTCCCGGACCGTCGCCGAGCTCGACGCCGGCGTCCACGCCATCGGCAAGAAGCTGGTGGAGGAGGCCGCGGAGTCGTGGATGGCCGCCGAGCACGAGACGCCGCAGCGGGCCGCTGAGGAGATCTCCCAGCTCCTGTACCACGCGCAGGTCCTCATGATCGCCAGCGGCCTGTCCCTCGACGACGTCTACGACCACCTGTGA
- a CDS encoding DUF350 domain-containing protein, giving the protein MDGLVMAVGAAAVYTAVGLGLLLAGFYALDLIVPGKLATRVFRDAEPGAALVTAAGALGVGLITFTTIWRNADAGFGPALLWTVVFGLVGIVMQAVALVVLDLLTPGRLGDLVCTHLPSGAMHPAAWVTSAFQLAMAGVVVASVA; this is encoded by the coding sequence GTGGACGGGTTGGTGATGGCGGTCGGTGCTGCCGCGGTGTACACGGCGGTGGGGCTCGGGCTGCTGCTCGCGGGCTTCTACGCCCTCGACCTCATCGTGCCGGGCAAGCTGGCCACGCGGGTCTTCCGCGACGCCGAGCCCGGAGCGGCGCTGGTCACGGCCGCCGGTGCCCTCGGCGTGGGACTGATCACCTTCACCACCATCTGGCGCAACGCGGACGCCGGCTTCGGGCCGGCCCTGCTGTGGACCGTGGTCTTCGGGCTGGTCGGGATCGTCATGCAGGCGGTCGCGCTCGTCGTGCTCGACCTCCTCACCCCCGGCAGGCTCGGCGACCTCGTGTGCACCCACCTGCCCAGCGGCGCGATGCACCCCGCCGCGTGGGTCACCTCCGCCTTCCAGCTGGCCATGGCCGGCGTCGTCGTCGCCTCCGTCGCCTAG
- a CDS encoding PH domain-containing protein: MPPVTSPSSSSSDAARLHAPFRPVRGRAMSRALGVAAVVLFTGLAAFVVEQTVWDRLGFFVVGLAVMAFCEMQARVVAVPDERGLFVRNLVRRQRVEWAEVVGVSFGGGRPWVQLDLSDGDTLAVMGVQRADGERGAAEADRLATLVALHSR, from the coding sequence GTGCCGCCTGTGACGTCTCCGTCGTCGTCCTCCTCCGACGCCGCGCGGCTGCACGCGCCGTTCCGGCCCGTGCGCGGGCGGGCGATGAGCCGTGCGCTGGGCGTCGCGGCGGTGGTCCTGTTCACGGGCCTCGCGGCGTTCGTCGTCGAGCAGACGGTGTGGGACCGGCTCGGGTTCTTCGTGGTGGGGCTCGCGGTCATGGCGTTCTGCGAGATGCAGGCGCGCGTGGTCGCCGTGCCCGACGAGCGCGGGCTGTTCGTCCGCAACCTCGTCAGGAGGCAGCGGGTGGAGTGGGCCGAGGTCGTGGGCGTCTCCTTCGGGGGCGGCCGCCCGTGGGTGCAGCTGGACCTGTCCGACGGCGACACGCTCGCCGTCATGGGCGTGCAGCGCGCCGACGGGGAGCGCGGCGCGGCCGAGGCCGACCGGCTCGCCACGCTGGTCGCCCTGCACAGCCGCTGA